Part of the Vigna angularis cultivar LongXiaoDou No.4 chromosome 1, ASM1680809v1, whole genome shotgun sequence genome, ATTTTGTAGGATAGCGTCACTTGATAAGATCTTCTGTTAGAGTAGAGCATCTAATTACTAATGGTTTGGGCATTTGTTCATGACGTAGTCAACTAACACTTATTGCTTTTGTTGTTAAGTTATTTATTCTTCCACTTGTTTTTTCACTAAGCATGTGTCTATTCCGAGCTTGTTTGatcttataatttatgtttgaaTCTTGTCAAGATCTTGTGCTTTATTTGTGATAAAAcatcatattttgttttctccAATACCTTATTCACACTAGGTAACCTACATTAAACACACTAATTAATAGTCTTATTTATCATGACCAAAACTTTGATAATAAGGTAGAACTGAAAAATTTAAGACTTGTCTCAACATTTCTTCTTATTTCGAGATTAAGATTATTTACTCCAAGAACATATCTTACATCTTAACATGTGAATAAATCTACCTTACTTTTATaccaatttattaaaaaaaacacacataataaaagagatttttttttaaaagaagttatttatattatagattcctatattttacaaataatagtatttttcataTCACACACCGATGTATACCAATATTGTTTTTCACAAAATTCATAACTTTGTGAGTAAGAATCAAATTACACTACaacataataatattgttaatattaatttaataaaagtactaatattatatttcagaagagaaattagttttaaatgtGAAATCCTTAGAAAACAAAAACCCGCCTCCCATTCTCATGCTTTCTCTCAACCTCCATCTTTGTTTCCTTTTCAAGCCCTCAcccctttttctcttcttcttggtCAAGAGCTCATCTAAGATAGTCATGAAGGACCCTTTAAGCTAAACCATCGATGGAAATTAAGAACAGAGTAAGTTTTCTTCTCCTCGACTTCTAGATGCTCAATCTGTGTTCTCCATTTTTTAAGTCTTTTTCTAAGTTGCATGTGGGTTTTCTTTACTCCCACGAACTCTCTACATGTTGGTGAGTTCAACTTTGTGTCTAGATCTTTGACTTGACTCCCTTAGTGTAGATTGAGTTTCATGGGTGGAAGCTATGAGATAACACGAGTGAGCTTCAAGGACACTAATTAAAGTGAGGGAAGCTAATTCTTCTTAGTTTTATGTAAATTTGTGCTTGCATGTTGTGTTTTGATATATAAGTTGGTTTGAATTGTTGTGGTGCTTGATTTTGAGTTTTGGATGTTGTGAATTAGGTGAAACTATGCTATTTTCTCCCAAACGAGAGAAAATATCACCTAAGCAACAATATTACAGTGTTTCACTTTACTCTTTATAGAGATCGCCCAAGCGACAAAATGTGTCACCCCAATGATAGGCTTCTTGCTTAGGCAAGAAAGCCACTACACTTATTTTGGTTTCTATCGAGCCATTGCCTTGGCGATAAATTTGTTGCTCAAGCAACAACCCATTCCCACCCATGTACGAGTCCCTTACTCTAGCCAGAGAACTCTAGTAGCTCATGCTAGTCTCTGTTAAGGTGTCGCCCAAACAACAGGATCTCGCCTAAGCGAGACTTccattgattttgtttttagtttaaatgTGATTATGGGTTATTGATTGATAATAACATGTATTTGGTGAGTTATTGATGAATATAAATGTGTTATATGAAAGGTAAAGTAGGCTAGTGTGATGAAACATTATATATGTACGTATGtacacacataaacacacacatacacacataaGTGATGGATAGTGCATGAAGTTTATTTGACTAAAGTAAGgtttaaatgttaataataCAAAGAATGCATGTGGGAATGAGAACCTTATGGAATTTTGTTACAACATTCGTAATTTCAAATGGGAAGATTATATTGTAGTATCAAGCAATGTATGCAGTGTAAAGGTTCGTGAAAGTAACTGTGAATTGTATTCTAAGGAAGTGTGATGACTTTAAGAGAGTAAAAATGGATTCGTTGAATGGAATGAGACAAGTTTTGAATTATATGATTGTTTTGGGTTTTGTCTCATAAGGAAGAAGTACAAATCCTTATTAATTTCGTGTTATGTATTGATTATGGACACATGTCGATCATGTAATCACATACTTTACTAGGCATATAAACTCACATAGAGTGTCATAGCCTGAGTGGTAAAAGTTGAAGGAAATTTTTATAATGTGATTAGGGGTGGCATCCCTTGTTTAGCGATACCATAACTTACCTTGTCTAGATGGATTTTATCGATTTATTAGGTTAGGTGGAGCCAAAGCCTTTGTTGCAATCCATTAAAAGATTTTATGACAGATGGAAGACTTCTTGTATCCAAATCAAGGCATAAATTTGGATATTGAATCTAGTATTATATTCTGCTTATATGTCTGTGAATGTTTTGGTGATGAGATCATTTGCTATATGAAGTTATAAATTGTTTATGTATGTTTAATGTTATCATTAGGTTATCCTTtcttacttgtttgtttttgttgtgtttgtgtcatttttttgcaatgatcatcatTCATTAGTGTAAGCATGAGATGGTGCAAGAGTGGATACATCTCTAAATGtggtaaaaaaagaaatttgaatcATAGAATAATTGTTATGTGTAATAGGAAGAAACTCTTTAGTAGCACAGTAAACTTCTTGAACATGTTATGTTGCTATGGTGATTTCTCTTATCActatactaatattttatatgttgtgTTATTAAATTTGGATATTATACGGTCTTtcctaaatttaatatttaaaaaaaaattgaatgattaaaccaacggaaaataacaacataaataaataatattagagaAGCATAAATGTCCTTAAACTATATTAATAAGTCATCATAAGATTAAATAGGAGAAAACGTAGTCattagtaattaatttaatgattaaacacaataaacAAAACTTATCGTAGAGCATCTTGGATCTCATAATATTAAGATAGAATAAAGTATAcacatacatatgtatataaaagcaaattataattaataatagtaGAAAGCTGTTTACGGTTCATAAACCATTTGCTGATACCATAAAACCATTTTCTGATATAATTGGTGTGAAGCAAAGATAATGCTGTAATGCTGCTGTCAATGTCAAGCTGAAGCGAAGCAAAAGggaccttttatatatattcataaaccAACAACAGGGACTTTAGccagtaaaaaaataatagctTCGATTTATGGTTACTTTCTGGATATTTTAAAAGgcgaatatttaaatttatttcgtttacaaaataaattatataattttatttcgaCCATCACAGTAAccattaacattttaatatatgtagCATATATTATTACAGTTCAGCattgaataataataagtaatatcAGTAGTGGAtggattatttaattttttcttaattaaatttaaaatatatcataaatttatatataaatttaaatactctTAATtgagttattataaaaatttaatgctcaaaatattttttattttttaattcattatttgaattttgttctCTTAGTTTGTTCTTTTCTCGTCATTATTTCTTCCAATGTATTAGTTAATTTGCGTATTGCTTTTTAAAAGGGAGTTGATCAatagattaaaagaaaatagatacgaaaaaattgttaatctgcaaaaagataaaagtactAATTATAGTCTTGTTTGATTATAAAACGAAACTTCAGTGCagttagataaaataaaaaagtattacatttttttaataataactcaattaaaaaatattaaaaaaattacttacatTTAAAGGTGAGTAATCAAGAGGAAttagttttaagaaaataaaattagaagaaagaGAGTGATTAAGGAGGATGATGCGCTGGCAGTGACGGAAACCAGAGACGGAAAATCGGCGTAGTTTTCTATTCTGAGGGAGAAAGAGTTAACGGCTAgaagagaaggaagaggaaacATAAAATGGAGGTTCATATTCCATTCTCATTCCGCTGAATAATACATCACACCGCATTCCAACTCCCTCTCCTTCGTGAAGAGGGAGCTCCGCTTCTGCTTCGGATCgcacctctctctctctctctctctctctctctctctctgtctttCTGTCTCTGCACTGTACGTTTCCCTCCCCATTTTCATCTTCCAGATCTGCATTTCTTATTCCTTATTCcgtttaattttcatttctttcgtTCTTTCAGCACCAAGATGGTTGCCCAGAAATTCCTCGTGGATTTGAACAAGCCTCTTGTGTTCCAGGTAAACCCAATAACCTGCTTTTCAATCTGCATTTTCAGGAATTGCCACGCgtttttaccttttctttcGCTCGCAGGTTGGGCATCTTGGCGAAGACTATGATGAGTGGGTTCACGAGCCTATCGTAAGCAAGGAAGGTCCTCGCTTTTTCCAAAGCGATTTTCTGGAGGTACGCACATTCCTATCCGTTATCCAATTTCGTTTTTTTATCAGATTGCCACATTGGATCGAATGTTAGGTTAGCTAACTTTGTCGTGGTTCTTCATTGGGACAGTTGTTCACGCGCACTGCGTGGTGGGTGATTCCGACCGTTTGGGTGCCTGTTGCTAGTTGGTTCATTTCCAATTCTGTAAAATCAGGCCTCCCTTCTCAACAAGTGGCTCCTTTCGTCCTTCTGGGAATCTTTGTGTGGACTTTGGCGGAATACACCTTGCACCGATTTCTCTTTCATGTTAAAACCAAGAGCTATTGGTGtgatttctctctttctcttcacAACTCCTTAGCTAGTCTAGTTAATCTATCTCTGTATTCATGtgatcaataaaatatatatgcatgAGATTGATTACTTGTTTTGTAATATTGCATCAGGGGAAACACCTTTCATTATCTTCTCCATGGCTGCCACCACAAGCACCCCATGGATAGTTACAGACTTGTTTTCCCCCCGGTTGCAGCCGCTATGTTAGCTCTCCCGGTAATTTCATATCTTACCTAATATAGAAAAAATCATGCTTTTCCATGCATTCAGAGTTGTTACCATGGTTTGAACTTGCGGTTTTGTTGTGGTTCAAATGCGGCTTAATTATGCAATTGGTGATTTTAAAAACCTTTATAGCTTAAGGGAATCCAATGATTGCCCCTTCACCCGGTCATCTAGGATCCGGCTTCTCTATAGTAAAAATTCAGTCTTGAGGATAGAGTATATCATTTCAGATGTTTATAAGAAGATCAACGGTTTATATTAGGCGCTAACAATCATGACTGCATTGGAACTCCATCTGTTGATTTTCTCAATTACTTAGATTAGATTTCTCAATTTACTGGAGTAAGATTCCATAATCTAGATAACATTTTTGTTATGAGAATCTCTGTTTTAACATGCATAAAAAGTTTCACTTGTTTTGTTGCATACAAAAAAGTTGCCAATTAGTTCATCAAGCTCcagtgttattattattgtggcTTCAAAAACCTTGTTGTAGATGCAATgcaataaaattcattaatgcTGTGTGTGAAATATTGTATTTGTTTACATACtaagaattttttctttcacttgCTTTTGCGTTATATTGAAGTCTGttaatttcagtttttattCGTGAAAGGAAATGCTATTAAAGAAGGTAAATGAATGTAAGGATCAAATTTAGTATCCTGAGAATTTAAAATGCATTCAATACTTTTGTCACTGAGAAAATAGTAGATTTAGTGGGAGAATTTTGTAGAAAGGTAATGAATTGTTCCCCTCATGAAATGAAACCCAAAAGTCATTAGACTTATCAAGCAAATCTTCTGTAGCTTCTGAAAGGACATCTTTATAACCGTGATCATCTTCTGATTGGAGCTTCCAATAAGTGGCTGCTTCTGGAATGGGCTTTGTTGATGTCATAGGGAACCTAAGCACCTCACCGTCTTAACAGAGTTTGCAGATTTCCTCTTAAAACAGCcagaaaaccttttttttagCATTATGTGAAAATGATTGATTTGTATGAAGATGTGGTGAAACATCTATTCTGTGCCCATTCTTTTCTAGCTGAAATTGATAGGCGGCTCCATGAGTTGATTTTGTTGCTTTTGTCTTCCGTGTTCAGATCTGGAACTTAGTGAAGCTTATATGCACCCCTTCAATTGCCCCTGCCATGTTTGGAGGTATTTTGTTGGGCTATGTGATGTATGATTGCACCCATTACTACTTGCACCATGGTCAGCCAAAGTCTGAAGTGCCCAAAAGTCTAAAGGTAAAAGCGCTTCCCTTCCTTTAGCTGTTAAATTGCAGAGTCCAATGTGCAACTTGCAGAATCATCTTGTCAATGAATAAAACTTGGGCTGTTTATCAGCtgcatttcataaaaaaaattggtctCTGTATTTAATTCGATTAGAAATTGAAGGTCATTGAATTCATATGCCGTGAATATTGAGgcattcattttcatttttagttatCCTCTAAAACTGACCATAAAATATGATAGCATTCTCCTCTCTCCAATCTTCTAGAGATTTGTGTTGTCTCATTTCTTTTGGAGCAAGATTTTTTCTCAGAGCATTATAAGCATGATGATGTTTGcctctttcttttttgttatgCCATAGATTTTCTGTTGCTTATGATGTATTGGCAGCTATCTAAAATTATAAGCCAGGAAAAGGCATATCATAATTCCCTCGTTATTTTGCAGAAATATCACTTAAACCATCATTATCGTCTCCAGAACTACGGCTTTGGAATCACTTCACCTCTGTGGGATAAAGTTTTTGGAACTGTTCCGCCTCCCCAATCAAAGGGTGATGCGAAACGCAGATAATTAACTGCCATGGTTACATTTGTTCATTGGTTAAGCATAGTATATAATCAGGAGCTTCAAACGAGTATGTTGATAATTCATTATTCATGTCTCggtttgtttaaattattttgctCCTCGATTGATGTTTCTGAGGGTTAACGTGCTACCATCTACCATCTTGTGTCAAACATCCtgtaaaatctttaaaatgtaTCTAATTTTTTGCATAAAACTCGCGTCCGTCTGCACAGTTCTTCATGCTGCAAACTTTGCTTTCTGTGTGACTCCTTTGCCTGGGATACCTAATTCTGTACCTTAACTTCTAATATCAAAGAAATCAACGTAGACAGACTGATAGGTCTTCACACTTCAGTATCATCACAGTACCTTACAGCTGGACTCGTTTTATTTTAAGCAAAGGTGGGTTCAGTATTTACttggcatttttttttctttttataaaataattaacttcaaATTCATTCTTATTATGTTTTTGTCTCTAAATagttacttttaaattttgttaaggtTTAGGGTTCATTGTTTACTTAgcatttcttttcctttttataaaagaattaactTCAAAAGTTGGTTGGTTAAAGcgaaataaataagtaaaaattaatattttcaaaattaatactgatatattattattgttgctCGTATTACAAGAGAGTTTACTACGAACAATTAAGGGTAACCTCCATTCAATACATGGAACAAGTTTTctcataaataattatatcattgATTGTATTATACTTTAGTGGTAATTTTTGtgctttttttttacttgaacTCAAGGAAGTTTTTCTTGtgaattttgttgatttttttttatagtttttataaatttctattttatcaaatactaatactaataataataataataataattattattattattattattattttccttcttATCCTTTATTTCACAAATACCAAATAAAAGTAACTATGGTTATTCAATAGGATTAGGAACACCTAAGAGTGATTTAAAACACTCAACTATactttattgaatatttaatgaaatCCTCTGAGTTAACTTAGAGAAAAACTGGACGTAGTCCTAATaggtgaaccaatataaaactGTTTGTGTATCATAGTCTTTTCAGTAAACAATTGGTTCTTGATGAAGGCAATCTTTCTAGGTCCTCAAGTTAGCTTTAAGCTTTTGGCTAACGTTTACATCTTTAACAAGTTACTACTTAAGAATCTTTGGAGAAAGTTGAGTTAGTTCTATAAACGATCTCTATGGAATAACGTTTATAGACGAAGTATGACTAACTCACAAGTGTTGCGTACATCATGCTTAGTTCTTCATCCGCGAAAAGATCTagaaaacactattcaacccaTCTTCTAATGTTTTCTCACAGCTGTAGTAAACAAATATTACAATGACACTCGAGAGTATTGcttgacttttctttttctcttctcagatattatctttttgtttgagCTTCTCTTCTAAACGCTTTTCGTAGGATTGATATTTACGTTGTAAGTTAATTCTTCCTttgaatgatattttatttaaaggttTTTTCAAAAAGTATCTGTTAGACTAAGCTCGTGGCCTTGAATCTTGTGTCTTCTCTCTCTTGCGTGTGAAGTAGCcattggttaaagtcaacttgtcataTCAGACTtgctttttcagtactttgctcAAAGTAGGTTGTACTATCTTTCAGACATGTTTTCTTATGAAGAGAACATTTCATGACTATcttctttgtctctaacgtccacttctgatatatttcaaataaagcaTGTGGATGGGTGTAGTAGGTTATCTACATAAAATAGAGTAGATTGTGCATACAACAAatatgttttatcttttatcacttttgttgattttgaacgttaataatttaatgacatttaatgtttgttcagaacaacaaaatacttttttcattttctaccGTTGAGGTACCATTTATCATTTAAGCTTTTCCTTAAGATACCATTCGTTGAGTAAGAACTTCATCGTTGgaaaaagtaaagattttagCTCATGGTACCGTCTAATCTGTTATACACGCTCTTTGGATATTTCCTTTTTAGAGCTAGAACGTTTAACATGTTTTATCTTCtataaatcttttatctttGTTTAAGGCTTTTAGAGTGTTTGGTCAAAGATATTGTC contains:
- the LOC108319376 gene encoding dihydroceramide fatty acyl 2-hydroxylase FAH1, with product MVAQKFLVDLNKPLVFQVGHLGEDYDEWVHEPIVSKEGPRFFQSDFLELFTRTAWWVIPTVWVPVASWFISNSVKSGLPSQQVAPFVLLGIFVWTLAEYTLHRFLFHVKTKSYWGNTFHYLLHGCHHKHPMDSYRLVFPPVAAAMLALPIWNLVKLICTPSIAPAMFGGILLGYVMYDCTHYYLHHGQPKSEVPKSLKKYHLNHHYRLQNYGFGITSPLWDKVFGTVPPPQSKGDAKRR